In one window of Deinobacterium chartae DNA:
- a CDS encoding carbohydrate ABC transporter permease, whose translation MTATLSKPPRRRRRLTADHLGAVLLILPSLIATAVFVYLFIARTVGLSLVNVSDLFGMMAEANWLGVPQATFVGLKNYLDLFALERFQADLINTAIFTVLFVAGSLALGLGLALLVNQRVRLEGLWRNAFLFPMALSLVVTGTVWRWIWNAGGENGSWITNPRLALYALIITAIWQMSGYVMAMYLAGLRAIPEELSEAARVDGATEPQIYRFIILPQLTPITVSAAVILVHTSLKVFDLIFVMTGGGPGYATDVPGLYMYVATFKQDLYSRGAAIATVMLLLAAVIVIPYLISNARREARS comes from the coding sequence TTGACCGCTACCCTTTCCAAGCCCCCACGGCGCAGGCGGCGCCTGACGGCGGACCACCTGGGCGCGGTGCTCTTGATCCTGCCGTCCCTGATCGCGACGGCAGTGTTCGTGTACCTGTTCATCGCCCGCACGGTGGGCCTGTCGCTGGTGAACGTCAGCGACCTGTTCGGCATGATGGCCGAGGCCAACTGGCTGGGGGTTCCCCAGGCGACCTTCGTCGGCCTCAAGAACTACCTGGACCTGTTTGCCCTCGAGCGCTTCCAGGCCGACCTCATCAACACCGCCATCTTCACGGTGCTGTTCGTGGCCGGCAGCCTGGCGCTGGGGCTGGGCCTCGCCCTGCTGGTCAACCAGCGGGTACGCCTCGAGGGGCTGTGGCGCAACGCCTTCTTGTTCCCCATGGCCCTGTCGCTGGTCGTGACCGGCACGGTATGGCGCTGGATCTGGAACGCCGGCGGCGAGAACGGCAGCTGGATCACCAACCCGCGTCTGGCGCTGTACGCCCTGATCATCACCGCGATCTGGCAGATGTCCGGCTACGTGATGGCCATGTACCTCGCGGGCCTGCGCGCCATTCCCGAAGAGCTGTCCGAGGCCGCCCGCGTGGACGGCGCCACCGAGCCGCAGATCTACCGCTTCATCATCTTGCCGCAGCTGACGCCGATCACGGTGAGCGCCGCCGTGATCCTGGTCCACACCTCGCTGAAGGTCTTTGACCTGATCTTCGTGATGACCGGCGGCGGACCGGGCTACGCCACCGACGTGCCCGGCCTGTACATGTACGTCGCGACCTTCAAGCAGGACCTGTACTCGCGCGGCGCTGCCATCGCCACGGTGATGCTGCTGCTCGCCGCCGTCATCGTCATTCCGTACCTGATCTCCAACGCCAGACGGGAGGCCCGTTCATGA
- a CDS encoding ABC transporter substrate-binding protein — protein MKKRTTLAATALGLVTLGLVAQAANATGKLEIFSWWTAGGEADGLKAIYGVIQKDNPKLEIINATVGGGAGTNAKAVLKTRMLGGNPPDSFQVHGGAELIDQWVRGRLMADISDVWKSQGWEKVIPKDLQEMVQSGGKYYAVPVNVHRGNVLYYNKAVLDKAGVKPPKTMAEFFAAAEKLKKAGVTPLALGSQGNWQITMLFENNLVAAGGPKFYRDLVTGKVAWTDAKVKKALEDTKRMLSYTNKDSTALGWDQAAGLVLNGKAAFTIMGDWAKGYFQANKWTADKEFSSVPAPGTTGSFMIITDTFGLPAKAKNVANGKVWLEALGSKAGQEAFNVKKGSICARTDCNPKLFDPIGQRTMKDFAKDQLVPSIAHGSAVKESFASAINDEMGVFLQKGDVNATATRLEQQAKSLGAR, from the coding sequence ATGAAAAAGCGCACGACCCTCGCAGCCACCGCCCTGGGCCTCGTCACCCTGGGCCTCGTCGCCCAGGCCGCCAACGCTACCGGCAAACTCGAGATCTTCTCGTGGTGGACCGCCGGCGGTGAAGCCGACGGCCTCAAGGCCATCTACGGCGTGATCCAGAAGGACAACCCCAAGCTTGAGATCATCAACGCCACGGTCGGCGGCGGTGCGGGCACCAACGCCAAGGCCGTCCTCAAGACCCGCATGCTGGGCGGCAATCCGCCGGACTCGTTCCAGGTCCACGGCGGCGCCGAGCTGATCGACCAGTGGGTGCGGGGCCGCCTGATGGCCGACATCTCCGACGTCTGGAAGTCGCAGGGCTGGGAGAAGGTCATTCCCAAGGACCTGCAGGAGATGGTGCAAAGCGGCGGCAAGTACTACGCCGTCCCGGTGAACGTGCACCGCGGCAACGTGCTCTACTACAACAAGGCCGTTCTCGACAAGGCCGGCGTCAAGCCGCCCAAGACCATGGCCGAGTTCTTCGCTGCCGCCGAGAAGCTCAAGAAGGCCGGCGTAACCCCGCTGGCTCTGGGCAGCCAGGGCAACTGGCAGATCACCATGCTGTTCGAGAACAACCTGGTGGCCGCCGGCGGACCCAAGTTCTACCGCGATCTGGTGACCGGCAAGGTCGCCTGGACCGACGCCAAGGTCAAGAAGGCCCTCGAGGACACCAAGCGCATGCTCTCCTACACCAACAAGGACAGCACCGCGCTGGGCTGGGATCAGGCCGCCGGTCTGGTACTCAACGGCAAGGCCGCCTTCACCATCATGGGCGACTGGGCCAAGGGTTACTTCCAGGCCAACAAGTGGACCGCCGACAAGGAATTCTCCTCGGTCCCGGCTCCGGGCACTACGGGCAGCTTCATGATCATCACCGACACCTTCGGCCTGCCTGCCAAGGCCAAGAACGTCGCCAACGGCAAGGTGTGGCTCGAAGCGCTGGGCTCCAAGGCCGGTCAGGAAGCTTTCAACGTCAAGAAGGGCTCGATCTGCGCCCGCACCGACTGCAACCCCAAGCTGTTCGATCCGATCGGCCAGCGCACCATGAAAGACTTCGCCAAGGACCAGCTCGTTCCCTCGATCGCCCACGGCAGCGCGGTCAAGGAGAGCTTTGCGAGCGCCATCAACGACGAGATGGGGGTCTTCTTGCAAAAGGGCGATGTGAACGCCACGGCCACCCGCCTCGAGCAGCAGGCCAAGAGCCTCGGCGCGCGGTAA
- a CDS encoding ABC transporter permease, translated as MIGVMLAEVRKARFKKRFWLILGLLGLIVPLIQLLIGYIAYTRVGDSAFDQQNLVDTVVSQLGTAYGLARNNLGGTLQLLLLPIAAITGSFLIGEERGYRMWKVILTAQPRRFQVLAGKFGAGMLILGALLLLSGLSNALLGLIAQFTLFGGVEMGLEARWGELIALYALQWVVCAAPLLLSFLLSSLIASPAMSLIATVLLPGLLEQVVRLSVLTQLERVNALNAAFQFLRIQSLSQEVPRYFLTPNLNLGSAFAGQGLGQFLDETPAQSFFDFSWSSVTWSVEVALVYAAVFGLLFWLVWFRRDVLD; from the coding sequence GTGATCGGGGTGATGCTGGCCGAAGTGCGCAAGGCGCGCTTCAAGAAACGCTTCTGGCTGATCCTGGGCCTGCTGGGCCTGATCGTGCCCCTGATCCAGCTGCTGATCGGCTACATCGCCTACACCCGCGTGGGAGACAGCGCCTTTGACCAGCAGAACCTGGTGGACACGGTGGTCAGTCAGCTGGGTACGGCCTACGGCCTCGCCCGCAACAACCTGGGCGGCACGCTGCAGTTGCTGCTGCTCCCGATCGCGGCCATCACCGGCAGCTTTCTGATCGGTGAGGAACGCGGCTACCGCATGTGGAAGGTGATCCTGACCGCGCAACCCAGGCGCTTTCAGGTGCTCGCCGGCAAGTTCGGGGCCGGCATGCTGATCCTGGGTGCCCTGCTGCTGCTCAGCGGCCTCAGCAACGCGCTGCTGGGCCTGATCGCCCAGTTCACGCTGTTTGGCGGCGTCGAGATGGGCCTCGAGGCGCGCTGGGGTGAGCTGATCGCCCTGTACGCGCTGCAGTGGGTGGTGTGTGCGGCCCCGCTGCTGCTCTCGTTCCTGCTGTCCTCGCTGATCGCCTCGCCGGCGATGTCCTTGATCGCCACGGTGCTGCTGCCCGGCCTGCTCGAGCAGGTCGTGCGCCTGTCGGTGTTGACCCAGCTCGAGCGGGTCAATGCCCTCAACGCAGCCTTTCAGTTCCTGCGCATTCAGTCGCTGTCGCAGGAGGTGCCACGCTACTTCCTGACACCCAACCTGAACCTGGGCAGCGCTTTTGCCGGGCAGGGCCTGGGGCAGTTCCTGGACGAAACACCCGCGCAGAGCTTCTTCGATTTCTCGTGGTCGAGTGTCACGTGGTCGGTGGAGGTCGCGCTGGTCTACGCAGCCGTGTTCGGCCTGCTGTTCTGGCTGGTCTGGTTCCGGCGCGACGTGCTGGACTGA
- a CDS encoding 1,4-dihydroxy-6-naphthoate synthase, giving the protein MHVLELGYSFCPNDTFIFYALAHGRVPSPLPVHEILEDVETLNQWARQGKLPMTKISYRAYGDLREQYVALRAGGALGRGVGPLVVTREPLASLEGKRVASPGALTTAELLLKLSHPGAIVTRMRYDEIMPAVARGEMDAGLIIHESRFTYPQHGLSKFLDLGAWWEAETGLPLPLGAILVRRDLPQPTQWALNRAVRASLEYAYAHPQEPKAYIRQHALEMEDAVMQAHIDLYVNDFSLDVGDEGERAVRELFRRAEAAGLMASSELPLFVQPAG; this is encoded by the coding sequence ATGCACGTCCTCGAGCTCGGCTACTCGTTTTGCCCCAACGACACGTTCATCTTCTATGCCCTAGCCCACGGACGGGTTCCCTCGCCGCTCCCCGTGCACGAAATCCTCGAGGACGTCGAAACCCTCAACCAGTGGGCCCGCCAGGGCAAACTGCCCATGACCAAGATCTCGTACCGCGCCTACGGCGACCTGCGCGAACAGTACGTGGCCTTGCGCGCAGGAGGCGCGCTCGGGCGCGGCGTGGGTCCGCTGGTGGTCACGCGCGAACCCCTGGCGAGCCTCGAGGGCAAACGCGTGGCCTCACCGGGAGCCCTGACCACCGCCGAACTGCTGCTCAAGCTCTCACACCCGGGGGCCATCGTCACCCGCATGCGCTACGACGAGATCATGCCCGCCGTGGCGCGCGGCGAGATGGACGCAGGACTGATCATTCACGAGTCGCGCTTCACCTACCCGCAGCACGGGCTGAGCAAGTTCTTGGACCTCGGTGCCTGGTGGGAGGCCGAGACCGGACTGCCGCTGCCGCTGGGCGCCATTTTGGTACGGCGCGACCTGCCTCAGCCAACCCAGTGGGCCCTCAACCGGGCGGTGCGCGCCTCGCTGGAGTACGCCTACGCGCACCCGCAGGAGCCCAAGGCCTACATCCGCCAGCACGCCCTCGAGATGGAAGACGCGGTGATGCAGGCCCATATCGACTTGTACGTCAACGATTTCAGCCTGGACGTGGGTGACGAGGGCGAGCGCGCCGTACGCGAACTGTTTCGCCGCGCCGAGGCGGCAGGCCTGATGGCCTCCTCGGAGCTGCCGCTGTTCGTGCAGCCCGCCGGGTAA
- a CDS encoding carbohydrate ABC transporter permease, with product MTAQAASVHPTTRKPIVPSRVLLYAVLVLLTLAFVLPVYVALNTSLKSFEEVSQSGAFAPVQAPTLAAYLEAFGALKGGLLNSLLLALPATVLSALLGSMNGYVLSKWKFKGADTLFTLLLFGMFIPYQAILIPLFQFLQSIGLAGSLWALILVHIVYGIPITTLIFRNYYAGVPDALIEAAKIDGAGLLGIYRWVLFPLSLPGFVVVCIWQFTSIWNEFLFAVTLTSPATQPVTVALQGLGQGLISHYEVQMAGAVLAALPTLVVYILLGRYFVQGLLAGSVKG from the coding sequence ATGACCGCTCAGGCTGCTTCCGTCCACCCCACGACCCGCAAGCCCATCGTGCCCTCGAGGGTGCTGCTGTACGCGGTGCTGGTGCTGCTCACCCTCGCGTTCGTCCTGCCGGTGTACGTGGCGCTCAACACCTCGCTCAAGAGCTTCGAGGAGGTCTCGCAGAGCGGCGCTTTTGCCCCGGTGCAGGCCCCTACCCTGGCAGCCTACCTCGAGGCCTTTGGCGCTCTCAAGGGCGGCCTGCTGAACTCGCTGCTGCTGGCCCTGCCCGCCACGGTGCTCTCGGCGCTGCTGGGCTCGATGAACGGCTACGTGCTGTCCAAGTGGAAGTTCAAGGGCGCGGACACGCTGTTCACGCTGCTGCTGTTCGGCATGTTCATCCCGTACCAGGCGATCTTGATTCCGCTGTTCCAGTTCCTGCAGTCGATCGGGCTGGCCGGCAGCCTGTGGGCGCTGATCCTGGTGCACATCGTCTACGGCATTCCGATCACCACCCTGATCTTCCGCAACTACTACGCGGGCGTACCGGACGCGCTGATCGAGGCCGCCAAGATCGACGGCGCGGGCCTGCTGGGCATCTACCGCTGGGTCCTGTTCCCGCTTTCGCTGCCCGGCTTCGTGGTGGTGTGCATCTGGCAGTTCACCTCGATCTGGAACGAGTTCCTGTTCGCCGTGACCCTGACCTCGCCCGCCACCCAGCCGGTGACCGTAGCGCTCCAGGGACTGGGCCAGGGCCTGATCAGCCACTACGAGGTGCAGATGGCCGGCGCGGTGCTGGCCGCGCTGCCCACCCTGGTGGTCTACATCCTGCTGGGCCGCTACTTCGTGCAGGGCCTGCTGGCCGGTTCGGTCAAGGGCTAA
- a CDS encoding ABC transporter ATP-binding protein, whose translation MNALELQGVSKRFGGFEAVTDVSFTLRRGEIVGFLGPNGAGKTTTMRMVAGLIRPSSGSIVHTGRMSAMIEEPSFYPYLSGLENLRYAASLAGLPQRVALPALERVGLGERRHQRVAAYSQGMRQRLGLARTLMNEPELLLLDEPTNGLDPQGVAEMRELIRDIAHDGVTVLLSSHILSEVEKLAPRVLIIHKGRLKADGAVRELFEQLGAEALSVVIDTPQPERARSLLSEQPWVAATEIRGSTLSVTLPHAHLERVAPLLVGAGVPLLGLRPDVESLETVYLRVVGAGPAPVGAMTGVRA comes from the coding sequence ATGAACGCACTCGAACTACAGGGCGTGAGCAAACGTTTCGGCGGCTTCGAGGCCGTCACGGACGTGAGCTTCACGCTGCGCCGCGGCGAGATCGTGGGTTTCCTCGGCCCCAACGGAGCGGGCAAGACCACCACCATGCGCATGGTCGCCGGGCTGATCCGCCCCAGTAGCGGCAGCATCGTCCACACGGGCCGCATGAGCGCCATGATCGAGGAACCCTCTTTTTACCCGTACCTGTCGGGCCTCGAGAACCTGCGCTACGCCGCGTCGCTGGCCGGACTGCCCCAGCGGGTGGCCCTTCCGGCCCTCGAGCGGGTGGGCCTCGGCGAACGCCGCCACCAGCGGGTCGCGGCGTACTCGCAGGGCATGCGCCAGCGGCTTGGGCTGGCGCGCACGCTGATGAACGAGCCCGAACTGCTGCTGCTCGACGAGCCCACCAACGGCCTCGATCCGCAGGGCGTGGCCGAGATGCGCGAGCTGATCCGCGACATCGCGCACGACGGGGTGACCGTGCTGCTCTCCAGCCACATCCTGTCCGAGGTGGAAAAGCTCGCCCCCCGCGTGCTGATCATTCACAAAGGCCGCCTGAAGGCCGACGGCGCGGTGCGCGAACTGTTCGAGCAGCTCGGAGCCGAGGCGCTCAGCGTGGTGATCGACACCCCGCAGCCCGAGCGGGCCCGTTCGCTGCTGTCCGAGCAGCCGTGGGTGGCCGCTACCGAAATTCGGGGCAGCACCTTAAGCGTCACGCTGCCTCACGCGCACCTCGAGCGGGTGGCACCGCTGCTGGTCGGGGCCGGGGTGCCGCTGCTGGGCCTGCGGCCCGACGTGGAGTCGCTCGAGACCGTGTACCTGCGGGTGGTGGGTGCTGGGCCCGCGCCGGTGGGCGCCATGACCGGGGTGCGCGCGTGA
- a CDS encoding vWA domain-containing protein, translating to MHGLKLDADAKLSRAKIEAVREFPFFGLLILGCEFLEDPHCAALWSDGRRIGYNPDFVARCEVPELVWLLAHEALHNAFAHVHGLGARDAQLYNLAADFWVNGRLEEEAARSGGQRLRRPDLARLEGRAQVELALDPARFSQLSSEAIYAELVRETLRQDRSGQGAGGGESASEQDAASASSGRGGEDPLEGSGSGDAFAQYDQGGMNGDLNLEAARERGASSDAQRAADAAYWSGEVARAAEVARQHGSFPAELARAVTALLEPQLPWTERLAAFVQPSLEDYRWEMPDRRFSDADFILPAVEGSRLEVVLAVDVSGSIRPGELRRFVSEAAAVLHAFDRVEAWLLACDAEVRYFGRISVGEALPTEFPGGGGTDFRPVFERLEQAGILPHALVYLTDGFGRYPRSAPTYPVLWVLTEQGGSPPFGEVLRLGEHSLAR from the coding sequence ATGCACGGCCTGAAGCTCGACGCCGACGCGAAGCTCTCGCGCGCCAAGATCGAGGCGGTGCGCGAATTCCCGTTTTTCGGCCTGCTGATTTTGGGCTGCGAGTTCCTCGAGGACCCGCACTGCGCGGCGCTGTGGTCGGACGGTCGCCGCATCGGCTACAACCCGGACTTCGTGGCGCGTTGCGAGGTGCCGGAACTGGTGTGGCTGCTGGCACACGAGGCGCTGCACAACGCTTTTGCACACGTTCACGGCCTGGGAGCGCGCGACGCGCAGTTGTACAATCTGGCCGCCGACTTCTGGGTGAACGGCCGCCTCGAGGAGGAGGCCGCGCGCAGCGGCGGACAGCGCCTCAGGCGCCCTGACCTCGCGCGCCTCGAGGGACGCGCGCAGGTCGAGCTGGCCCTGGACCCCGCGCGCTTCTCGCAGCTGTCCAGCGAAGCCATCTATGCCGAACTGGTGCGCGAGACCCTGCGGCAGGACCGCAGCGGTCAGGGTGCGGGCGGGGGAGAGTCGGCCTCCGAGCAGGACGCGGCTTCTGCCTCGAGCGGTCGGGGCGGCGAGGATCCCCTGGAGGGCAGCGGGAGCGGAGACGCCTTCGCGCAGTACGACCAGGGAGGCATGAACGGCGATTTGAATCTGGAGGCGGCGCGTGAGCGCGGAGCTTCCTCGGACGCGCAGCGCGCGGCGGACGCGGCGTACTGGAGCGGTGAGGTGGCCCGCGCCGCCGAGGTGGCGCGGCAGCACGGCAGCTTCCCGGCCGAACTGGCGCGGGCGGTGACGGCCCTGCTCGAACCGCAGCTGCCCTGGACCGAGCGGCTGGCGGCCTTTGTGCAGCCCTCGCTCGAGGATTACCGCTGGGAGATGCCCGACCGCCGTTTCTCGGACGCGGATTTCATCCTGCCCGCGGTCGAGGGTTCACGCCTCGAGGTGGTGCTGGCCGTGGACGTCAGCGGTTCGATCCGACCGGGAGAGCTGCGGCGTTTCGTGTCCGAGGCGGCGGCGGTGCTGCATGCCTTTGACCGGGTCGAGGCGTGGCTGCTGGCCTGCGACGCCGAGGTGCGCTACTTCGGGCGTATTTCGGTCGGAGAGGCGCTGCCAACCGAGTTTCCGGGCGGGGGCGGGACCGACTTCCGGCCGGTGTTCGAGCGGCTGGAGCAAGCGGGTATCCTTCCGCACGCGCTGGTGTACCTCACCGACGGTTTCGGGCGCTACCCGCGTTCGGCCCCGACCTACCCGGTGCTGTGGGTGCTGACCGAACAGGGCGGGTCGCCGCCGTTCGGCGAGGTGCTGCGTCTGGGAGAACATTCGCTGGCGCGCTGA
- a CDS encoding ATP-binding protein produces the protein MNLRTATQMIEMYLGTPGAPALMLWGPPGVGKSTAVRAVAERHHYQLVDLRLSQLSPVDLRGLPTVDREKMASRWLRPIFLPSEEDVRYLMSEQGGAYRGLILLLDEVNTAPVQTQAAAFQLVLDRAAGEYVLPQVEGFPIFLILAGNRASDRSVVHQMPAPLMNRMGHLEVEADAESFCQYGLERGLDPRVLGFIAYGGTEKLLRLPQAAERSFPTPRTWEFVSTMIRGRPWSVELQQLVATLVGEGAAHELGAFIELQARLPDLDAVLAGQIPEGMERESVAVQWSYVTALTARVMSLGDALGDEQVTHWVRALSRLQPEYANLGLSLPLRGDLSRMRRFIANAEYKAWNARNVALLV, from the coding sequence ATGAACCTGCGCACTGCAACCCAGATGATCGAGATGTACCTCGGGACCCCCGGCGCTCCGGCGCTGATGCTGTGGGGGCCGCCCGGGGTGGGTAAGTCCACGGCGGTGCGGGCGGTGGCCGAGCGGCACCACTACCAGTTGGTGGACCTGCGGCTCAGCCAGCTCTCGCCGGTGGACCTGCGCGGCCTGCCCACGGTGGACCGCGAAAAAATGGCCTCGAGATGGCTGAGGCCGATCTTTTTGCCCTCGGAAGAGGACGTGCGTTACCTGATGTCCGAGCAAGGCGGTGCCTACCGCGGGCTGATCCTGCTGCTCGACGAGGTGAACACCGCGCCGGTGCAGACCCAGGCCGCAGCGTTTCAGCTGGTGCTCGACCGCGCGGCGGGCGAGTACGTGCTGCCTCAGGTCGAGGGTTTCCCGATCTTTCTGATTCTGGCCGGCAACCGCGCCTCGGACCGCTCGGTGGTGCACCAGATGCCCGCCCCCTTGATGAACCGCATGGGCCACCTCGAGGTGGAGGCGGACGCGGAATCCTTCTGCCAGTACGGCCTCGAGCGGGGTCTGGACCCGCGCGTGCTGGGATTTATCGCCTACGGAGGCACCGAGAAGCTGCTGCGCCTGCCGCAGGCGGCCGAGCGCAGCTTTCCCACGCCGCGCACCTGGGAGTTCGTGTCCACCATGATCCGGGGGCGCCCCTGGAGCGTGGAGCTGCAACAGCTGGTCGCCACGCTGGTCGGCGAGGGTGCCGCTCACGAACTGGGAGCTTTCATCGAGCTGCAAGCGCGCCTGCCGGACCTCGACGCGGTGCTGGCCGGCCAGATTCCCGAGGGCATGGAGCGCGAGAGCGTGGCGGTGCAGTGGAGCTACGTCACCGCCCTCACCGCGCGGGTGATGAGCCTGGGAGACGCCCTGGGCGACGAGCAGGTCACGCACTGGGTGCGGGCGCTGTCCCGGCTGCAGCCCGAGTACGCCAACCTGGGCCTGTCGCTGCCGCTGCGCGGCGACCTGTCGCGGATGCGGCGCTTTATCGCCAACGCCGAGTACAAGGCCTGGAACGCCCGCAACGTAGCGCTGCTGGTCTGA
- a CDS encoding GNAT family N-acetyltransferase, whose amino-acid sequence MSGLRRIRADDLSAVGRVAYLTGFFGSSAQGYFPQPQLFADLWVYPYLCLPDAPGFVLEERGEVIGYILGSTDAPRYTRGLLRALPRVLVGLLRGRYPGWTACLPYLLRVVRAPHPSAPASRYPAHLHLNLLEAARGRGAGRALLEAYLNQLRDRGVPGVHLSTTLENAAAVQLYRKLGFRTYLSYESPLWTPWLGRPAVHVLMTCDLGKGRV is encoded by the coding sequence ATGAGCGGTCTGCGGCGCATCCGCGCGGACGATCTGAGCGCCGTGGGCCGCGTGGCCTACCTCACCGGTTTTTTCGGGTCGAGCGCCCAGGGCTATTTTCCGCAGCCGCAGCTGTTTGCCGACCTTTGGGTCTACCCGTACCTGTGCTTGCCCGACGCGCCGGGCTTTGTCCTCGAGGAGCGGGGCGAGGTCATCGGTTACATCTTGGGCAGTACGGACGCTCCTCGGTATACCCGGGGCCTGCTCCGGGCGCTGCCCCGGGTGCTGGTCGGCCTGCTGCGCGGGCGTTACCCGGGGTGGACCGCCTGTCTGCCGTACCTGTTGCGCGTCGTTCGTGCGCCGCACCCGAGTGCGCCTGCGTCGCGCTATCCGGCCCACCTGCACCTCAACCTGCTCGAGGCGGCGCGTGGGCGGGGAGCCGGACGGGCGCTGCTGGAGGCCTACTTGAATCAGCTGCGCGACCGTGGCGTGCCGGGTGTGCACCTCTCCACCACCCTCGAGAACGCGGCCGCCGTGCAGCTGTACCGGAAATTGGGCTTCCGGACGTACCTGAGCTACGAAAGCCCGCTGTGGACGCCGTGGCTCGGGCGCCCGGCCGTGCACGTGCTGATGACCTGCGATCTGGGTAAAGGCCGCGTTTAG
- a CDS encoding AAA family ATPase, giving the protein MTLFDPPAPLAERLRPRTLEEVVGQQHLLGPGRPLRRMVERGQLSSLILWGPPGVGKTTLARLLAGTVRAQFVPLSAVTAGVKEIRETVAKAELARARGERTLLFLDEIHRFNKSQQDALLPHVESGLLTLIGATTENPSFEVNPALRSRARTLVLHPLEEEDLLGLLTRALEDPRGLPGVQAEPEALTTLARLADGDARRALGALEVAAQIAQPITAETALEALGSHLPAMDKHGEDFYNLISALHKSVRGSHPDAALYWLARMVAGGADPLYVARRVVRMAAEDIGLADPNALKLCIAAQQTVEFLGSPEGDLALAEAVVYLALAPKSNSVYTAWKRVLGEVREGAQHPVPLHLRNAPTGMMRGLGYGKGYAYYFDDPEGSFRQSYLPDALEGRSFYHATGEGWEERVRGRLEALRRAHGEAAPEAEER; this is encoded by the coding sequence GTGACCCTCTTCGATCCTCCTGCTCCGCTGGCCGAACGCCTGCGCCCCCGCACCCTCGAGGAGGTGGTGGGGCAACAGCACCTGCTGGGTCCCGGTCGTCCGTTGCGCCGCATGGTCGAGCGCGGCCAGCTCTCCTCGCTGATTCTGTGGGGTCCGCCCGGCGTGGGCAAGACCACCCTGGCCCGACTGCTTGCCGGCACGGTGCGCGCGCAGTTCGTGCCGCTCTCGGCGGTCACGGCGGGGGTGAAAGAAATCCGCGAGACCGTGGCCAAGGCCGAACTGGCCCGCGCGCGCGGCGAACGCACGCTGCTGTTTCTCGACGAGATCCACCGCTTCAACAAATCCCAGCAAGACGCCCTGCTGCCGCACGTGGAAAGCGGCCTGCTCACCCTGATCGGGGCCACCACCGAAAACCCCTCGTTCGAGGTGAACCCGGCCCTGCGCTCGCGCGCACGCACGCTGGTGCTGCACCCCCTCGAGGAAGAGGACCTGTTGGGCCTGCTCACCCGCGCCCTGGAGGATCCGCGCGGCCTGCCGGGCGTGCAGGCCGAGCCCGAAGCGCTCACCACCCTGGCGCGCCTCGCCGACGGGGACGCTCGCCGCGCCCTGGGTGCACTCGAGGTGGCCGCGCAGATCGCGCAGCCCATCACGGCCGAAACCGCTCTCGAGGCGCTGGGCAGCCATCTGCCCGCCATGGACAAGCACGGCGAGGATTTTTACAACCTGATCTCGGCGCTGCACAAGTCGGTGCGCGGATCGCACCCGGACGCGGCCCTGTACTGGCTGGCACGCATGGTGGCCGGCGGGGCCGATCCGCTGTACGTCGCGCGCCGGGTGGTGCGCATGGCCGCCGAGGACATCGGGCTGGCCGATCCCAATGCGCTGAAGCTGTGCATCGCCGCGCAGCAGACCGTGGAGTTCCTGGGCAGCCCCGAGGGCGATCTGGCGTTGGCCGAGGCGGTGGTATACCTCGCGCTGGCTCCCAAGTCGAACTCGGTCTACACCGCCTGGAAGCGGGTGCTCGGCGAGGTCCGCGAGGGGGCGCAGCACCCGGTACCGCTGCACCTGCGCAACGCGCCGACCGGGATGATGCGCGGGCTGGGATACGGCAAGGGTTATGCGTACTACTTCGACGACCCCGAGGGCAGCTTCCGGCAGAGCTACCTGCCCGACGCCCTCGAGGGGCGCAGCTTCTACCACGCGACCGGCGAGGGCTGGGAAGAGCGGGTGCGCGGACGCCTCGAGGCGCTGCGTCGCGCGCACGGTGAGGCAGCGCCGGAGGCAGAGGAGCGCTGA